The genomic DNA ATCTCCGCCTCTTTCTTCAACGGATCGATAGAAATCCTCAACTTGACGGTACTGTCCTGTCTCAACAGACAAGCGCGCCATTTTTCCATAGAGGCTTTTTATTTCTCTATCTTCTTCAACACTGAACCCGTCATATTCCCTCAGAGCGGCTTGCCATTGAGACAAAGCTCCTCCGGACTCTCCCTTTAAATAGAGAAGATCTCCCAGAGATGTGGCTATATGGGGGTCGTAATTCAGTTGAAGAGATTTTTCAAAGGCTTGTTGAGACAAAGTGAAAGCTTGATTCTTCCAATAGATTTCACCGGCCAGGTTGAGGGAGACCACAGATTCTCCATCGAGAGAAAGAGAGGCCTCAATAGCTTCGACAGCATTACCCACTTGATCGCTGTCCAAATAAGAACGGGCAAGACTGTTGAAATAGAAGGGATTTTCAGGCTTAAGCCGGGTGAGTCTATTATAAAGGTATACAGCTTTACTGTAATCACCCTCTTTAAGACTTATCCTGGCCAGTAGAGTGTAGGCTTCTTCATTAAAAGGCTCCTGTTCCACAAGCTCTTCGAGATAGCTACTCGATGAAACAAGATCTCCTTCTTCGAAAAAGATTTCCCCCAGAGTCATTAATGCTCTGCCGTCATCGGGATGTTCTTCCAGACGGACAATAGCCCACTCTTTTTCTCCCTTTAGGAAATTTTCTTCTGGAGGAACAACCGGTTCTGATTGAATATTTGAAGTCAAAGAACTGATTTTTTCTTCCAACACATCAAGTGTTACAACCCGTCGCTCCAATGATAATACTTTCCCGACAGCTCTATCATGAAGCGTTTGATTTTCGTCACGAAAACGTCCGATAGATACATTCAATGCCTCTAAGTCAGTCAGAAGAGCCTTGTTCTCTCCCTGGATTGTTGAAAGCTCCTCCCGAATCTGGGAATTCTCATCAATCTGTTGCAAGACTAGACCTGTTAATGTCATCAATTCCTGTTCAACTTTGCTATATTTTCTTTCAATAAAGGAAAAAAGAAGCAAAAGGATTAATAAACAAAAAAAGATTCCGAAATATATAAACCATTTTTCTCTTACATAGAGTTTCATACAAAAGAATAATACAAATGAAATGTTTCAATTACTCAAACCTATAAACAATTTTTAAATATTTAATATTTTTCAATCAAATATTCGACCATATGAAAGTAATAAATCAAAAATGAAACAAAAAAAACACATTGAAACATTATTATGATATATGATTTTCATTTTTACAACACTTATTATAAGAAATATTTTTACGAATAGCATTAATCCGGAATCAGTATAAGAAATCCCACATATTTCAGCCGCGGTTCACGTTTGTTGAGTACCATACATGGGTATTACAGGAGAAAGATCTTTATTGCTTCAAAAAAACGGAAATTTGTTTATTATTTTAAGATTTCCAGTAAAAAACAAACTTCAAATACCAGAACTTCAGACATTCATCCCTTTCATACCTCCAACATAGCCACCCCTAATAAATGACACATGTCAC from Spirochaeta isovalerica includes the following:
- a CDS encoding tetratricopeptide repeat protein, whose amino-acid sequence is MTLTGLVLQQIDENSQIREELSTIQGENKALLTDLEALNVSIGRFRDENQTLHDRAVGKVLSLERRVVTLDVLEEKISSLTSNIQSEPVVPPEENFLKGEKEWAIVRLEEHPDDGRALMTLGEIFFEEGDLVSSSSYLEELVEQEPFNEEAYTLLARISLKEGDYSKAVYLYNRLTRLKPENPFYFNSLARSYLDSDQVGNAVEAIEASLSLDGESVVSLNLAGEIYWKNQAFTLSQQAFEKSLQLNYDPHIATSLGDLLYLKGESGGALSQWQAALREYDGFSVEEDREIKSLYGKMARLSVETGQYRQVEDFYRSVEERGGDADVFYFYLSSLLSRGKEKLFEEKLRLFEERYPDSPYDEELTAMKSAGGGV